A stretch of the Desulfobaculum bizertense DSM 18034 genome encodes the following:
- a CDS encoding efflux RND transporter permease subunit, with product MSSQPKEIKKGPIAWMAGNSVAANLLMIICLVGGIVAGTQIKQEVFPEFTLDMVSVTIAYPGASPEEVEDGIILAVEEAVQGLEGIKKVESTANEGSASVMIEALDGADITRLWQDVKSEVDRITTLPDEAEDPQIVIIDSKRQVMTLALHGAVSELTLRESAEQVRDELLQQSAITQVELEGVRDYEITAEIPQRILRRYGLTLGDVAQIIQTASVELGGGSLKTSSGEILVRMKDRRNYAREYAQIPILTEADGSVVTLGDLAVVRDSFEESDTWAEFDGEPAVLINVFRVGDQTPMEVADASYGVVERLNQTFPEGVKLSVRRDMSKIFGQRADLLVRNAYMGLIIVFVFLALFLEIRLAFWISLGIPISFLGSFLLLPATDFSINMISMFAFIITLGIVVDDAIVVGENIFHKRQQGIPPLQAAIEGAREIAMPVTFSVLTNVVAFLPMYYVPGIMGKVFGIIPIVVLSVFAVSLVESLYVLPSHLGHSGNGRLWGPIERFERWQRKFSKGFENLVAHRYGAFLDWTLRYRYGVVAVGLALLIATTGYISSGRMGLVLFPKVESDFSFVEVTLPYGSPMSRVEKVKDKLVQAAKEVVAENGGERLSTGIYSKVEKNVLQARIFLTDPEVRPLSTFAVTDLWREKAGNIPGLESISFLADKGGPGSGKGLTIQLSHRNKELLDAAGRDLAKALENYPNVSDLDDGSAVGKRQFDFRLLPAGERLGLTSRSVANQVRFAFQGAEALSQQRGRNEVTVRVRLPREERELESSLENFVLRAPNGEEILLRDAATMIPGRAYTSINRRDGRRVISVTAEVTPASQAMQIVEEVKKNIMPDLVAQYPGLTFSFEGKQADIKDSVESLVIGLLLALLAVYALLAIPFKSYTQPFIIMVSIPFGIVGAVGGHILMGYTLSLMSLFGVVALSGVVVNDSLVLIDFANRKHRGGMTAFDSIHASGIYRFRPILLTTLTTFGGLAPMIFETSRQARFMIPMAISLGFGILFATTVTLILVPSLYMILEDIHNWFRHPDERVVHK from the coding sequence ATGAGCAGTCAGCCAAAGGAAATAAAAAAAGGACCCATTGCATGGATGGCTGGCAACTCTGTTGCCGCGAACCTGCTTATGATTATTTGTCTTGTTGGTGGCATTGTCGCCGGAACCCAGATCAAGCAGGAGGTTTTCCCTGAATTTACTCTGGATATGGTTTCGGTAACGATTGCGTATCCTGGAGCAAGTCCCGAAGAAGTGGAAGACGGTATTATTCTCGCCGTTGAAGAAGCTGTACAGGGACTGGAAGGCATCAAAAAGGTCGAGTCTACTGCAAACGAAGGCAGTGCTTCGGTGATGATTGAAGCTCTGGACGGCGCGGACATTACGCGTTTGTGGCAGGACGTGAAGAGCGAGGTTGATAGAATTACGACCTTGCCCGATGAAGCCGAAGATCCACAGATTGTGATTATTGACTCCAAGCGGCAGGTTATGACTCTGGCTCTGCATGGCGCTGTGAGTGAACTCACGCTGCGCGAATCTGCCGAGCAGGTTCGGGATGAGCTTTTGCAGCAGAGTGCCATTACGCAGGTCGAGCTTGAGGGTGTTCGGGACTACGAAATTACTGCTGAGATTCCGCAGAGAATTTTGCGCCGTTATGGGCTGACACTTGGTGATGTGGCGCAGATTATCCAGACAGCTTCTGTTGAACTCGGTGGCGGTAGCCTGAAAACATCCAGCGGAGAAATTCTTGTCCGCATGAAGGATCGCCGAAACTATGCGCGTGAATATGCCCAGATTCCTATCCTGACAGAAGCTGATGGAAGTGTCGTTACCCTCGGCGACTTGGCTGTTGTTCGTGATTCATTCGAGGAGTCTGACACGTGGGCTGAGTTTGACGGTGAACCTGCGGTGCTCATTAATGTTTTCCGTGTTGGTGACCAGACCCCAATGGAAGTGGCAGACGCAAGCTATGGCGTTGTCGAGCGACTGAATCAGACTTTCCCTGAGGGGGTGAAGCTTTCTGTTCGCCGTGATATGTCCAAAATTTTTGGACAGCGTGCCGATCTGCTAGTGCGGAACGCCTACATGGGCCTGATTATTGTGTTTGTCTTTTTGGCCCTGTTTCTCGAAATCCGGCTGGCATTCTGGATTAGCCTTGGTATCCCCATTTCCTTCCTTGGCTCTTTCCTGCTTTTGCCTGCCACGGATTTCAGTATCAACATGATTAGTATGTTCGCCTTCATTATTACGCTTGGTATCGTTGTCGACGATGCCATCGTTGTTGGCGAAAACATTTTCCACAAACGGCAGCAGGGGATACCTCCGCTTCAGGCCGCAATTGAGGGTGCGCGCGAAATCGCTATGCCCGTGACCTTTAGTGTGCTGACGAACGTCGTTGCCTTTTTGCCGATGTATTATGTCCCCGGCATTATGGGGAAAGTCTTTGGTATTATCCCTATCGTTGTCCTGAGTGTCTTTGCGGTGTCTTTGGTTGAGAGCCTGTATGTTTTGCCGTCGCACCTTGGCCACAGTGGGAATGGTCGCCTGTGGGGACCAATTGAACGCTTTGAGCGCTGGCAGCGGAAGTTTAGCAAAGGCTTTGAAAACCTTGTGGCACACCGTTACGGCGCATTCTTGGACTGGACCCTGCGTTACCGCTACGGGGTTGTTGCTGTTGGGCTGGCGCTGCTTATTGCCACGACAGGCTATATTTCCTCTGGACGGATGGGCTTGGTGCTTTTCCCAAAGGTCGAGTCTGATTTTTCCTTTGTTGAGGTGACGTTGCCGTATGGCTCTCCCATGAGTCGGGTGGAGAAGGTCAAAGACAAGCTTGTTCAGGCCGCAAAAGAAGTTGTTGCAGAAAATGGCGGTGAGAGGCTGTCCACAGGCATTTATTCAAAGGTTGAGAAGAACGTCCTGCAGGCCCGTATTTTTTTGACGGACCCGGAAGTTCGGCCCTTGAGCACGTTTGCCGTCACGGATTTGTGGCGAGAGAAAGCTGGGAATATTCCCGGTCTGGAAAGCATTAGCTTTCTTGCAGACAAGGGGGGACCGGGTTCTGGCAAGGGCCTGACCATTCAGCTTTCACATCGAAACAAGGAGTTGCTGGACGCTGCGGGCCGTGATCTTGCCAAGGCCTTGGAAAACTATCCCAATGTTTCGGATCTTGACGATGGTTCGGCTGTTGGCAAGCGGCAGTTTGACTTCCGCCTGCTTCCGGCTGGAGAGCGGCTTGGGCTGACTTCCCGTTCTGTTGCGAATCAGGTGCGCTTTGCCTTTCAGGGGGCAGAGGCTCTGTCACAGCAGCGGGGCAGGAATGAAGTGACAGTCCGTGTTCGTTTGCCCAGAGAAGAGCGGGAACTGGAATCCAGTCTGGAGAACTTTGTGCTTCGGGCACCCAATGGTGAAGAGATCCTGCTGCGCGATGCGGCGACAATGATACCGGGACGTGCTTATACCAGCATTAACCGTCGGGACGGTCGGAGAGTGATTTCGGTGACGGCAGAAGTGACGCCAGCCTCACAGGCAATGCAGATTGTTGAAGAGGTGAAAAAGAACATTATGCCGGACCTTGTTGCTCAGTACCCGGGCTTGACCTTTAGCTTTGAAGGAAAGCAGGCAGACATCAAGGACAGCGTTGAAAGTCTTGTCATTGGTCTGCTGCTCGCTCTGCTTGCTGTGTATGCTTTGCTGGCTATTCCGTTCAAAAGCTATACGCAGCCCTTTATCATTATGGTGAGTATTCCGTTTGGTATTGTCGGCGCGGTGGGTGGTCACATCTTAATGGGGTATACGTTGAGTCTGATGAGTCTCTTCGGTGTGGTTGCCCTGTCTGGTGTCGTTGTGAACGACTCGCTTGTGTTGATTGATTTCGCCAACCGAAAGCACCGGGGGGGAATGACGGCCTTTGACTCTATCCATGCGTCGGGCATCTATCGTTTTCGTCCTATTCTTTTGACGACCCTGACCACCTTTGGCGGCTTGGCTCCGATGATTTTTGAGACGTCCCGACAGGCCCGGTTTATGATTCCAATGGCGATTTCCCTTGGCTTTGGTATTCTCTTTGCCACGACAGTGACCCTGATTCTTGTGCCATCGCTGTATATGATCCTTGAGGATATTCATAACTGGTTCCGGCATCCGGATGAAAGAGTTGTCCATAAATAG
- a CDS encoding efflux RND transporter periplasmic adaptor subunit — MQSQNEMPHKSRFARIIVPLLIILVGVAVAAVFKLTKPTAKKAEIKAHRPVVTVQRVEHEDAHTRIDAMGTVAPSREISLQAQVGGKIVALSPEFEPGGILKKNDVVLRIDPRDYSLTLKKTKGAYAEAQADYRLEMGSQEVARKELEYMQLTAPDVVKDSSLALREPQLAQAQAKIDQARASYEQARLDLARCSVRAPFNALVSSRAVNLGSTPSTQTELGRLVGTDEYYIELAVPLDRIQYLDFSHPELNRVEVRSAASAAMWQGRLVRMTGTLTQNTRMAKVLVAVDDPLNLKQTAGKLPLVLGDYVSVSITGKPIENVVVLPRTALRDGNVVWLAEKGRLKFQKVTPVWKETEKVFVSHGLKAGQTVVLSDLAAPVEGMMLTLESEAR, encoded by the coding sequence ATGCAGAGTCAGAATGAGATGCCACATAAATCTCGATTTGCCCGGATCATCGTGCCGCTTCTTATTATTTTGGTCGGTGTTGCTGTAGCCGCAGTCTTTAAGCTGACAAAGCCGACGGCCAAAAAAGCCGAGATCAAGGCGCATCGCCCGGTTGTAACGGTCCAGCGTGTCGAGCATGAGGATGCTCATACGCGAATTGATGCTATGGGTACTGTTGCGCCGTCTCGCGAAATATCTTTGCAGGCACAGGTGGGCGGAAAGATTGTTGCGCTTTCTCCTGAGTTTGAACCCGGCGGTATTTTGAAAAAGAATGATGTCGTCTTGCGTATTGATCCGCGGGACTATTCGTTGACGCTCAAGAAAACCAAAGGGGCCTATGCAGAAGCTCAGGCGGACTATCGTCTTGAGATGGGCAGTCAGGAAGTCGCGCGCAAGGAACTTGAATATATGCAGCTCACTGCTCCAGACGTGGTGAAAGATTCTTCTCTGGCACTGAGAGAGCCTCAGCTGGCACAGGCTCAGGCCAAAATTGATCAGGCCCGCGCAAGCTATGAGCAGGCCCGTCTTGATTTGGCTCGGTGTTCAGTGCGCGCGCCATTTAATGCGCTGGTGAGTTCCCGTGCGGTGAACCTTGGTTCCACCCCCAGCACGCAGACTGAGCTTGGCCGTCTTGTCGGGACGGATGAATATTATATTGAACTCGCGGTGCCGCTTGATCGCATTCAGTATCTGGATTTTTCGCATCCAGAGCTGAACAGGGTCGAGGTCCGTTCTGCCGCGAGTGCTGCCATGTGGCAGGGGCGTCTGGTCCGCATGACCGGAACCCTGACTCAGAATACCCGAATGGCCAAAGTGCTGGTTGCTGTTGATGATCCTCTGAATCTGAAACAGACCGCAGGAAAGCTTCCTCTGGTGCTTGGTGATTATGTGTCTGTGTCCATCACAGGAAAGCCTATTGAGAATGTTGTGGTCCTGCCCCGGACTGCGTTGCGTGATGGCAATGTGGTGTGGCTTGCTGAAAAAGGTCGCCTGAAATTCCAGAAGGTCACTCCTGTCTGGAAGGAAACGGAAAAGGTCTTTGTTTCCCATGGGCTGAAAGCTGGGCAGACGGTTGTTTTGTCTGATCTTGCTGCTCCGGTAGAAGGCATGATGCTGACGCTTGAGAGTGAGGCCAGGTAA
- a CDS encoding efflux transporter outer membrane subunit, translating into MKKTLFMLFATVVLSGCAIFSPADRTQSPVPLPEEYSLYEPSRGAPEEWWQTFQNEELNSLVATALSGNFDVQVAWARLKQARALAIKSGATRLPSLDLDGGYTGQRSYQQSSRDADHVLSETEKYSLGLAAQYELDLWGRIASSEKAAELTAQASREDLEAAGITVAASVVETWTDLMAVRAEISILAEQIKVNEMLSSLQELRFAKSMASALDVTQQRGILAGSQAELPLLQAQERVLLNKLAVLVGKAPGTLRVRGGEIPELPGLPEAGLPADLLASRPDVRAAGLRLHAADWEVSVARADRLPALRLTGRAAYESGRFDLLFNNWVASLTAGLTGPIFDAGLRRAEVDRTRAVAEENLANYSKTVLSAVQEVEDSMANEHHQREYIYRLQQRLTLSKEALSEARLRYLMGQSDYLRFLTELLNEQSLERNLSQERAKLVKYRVNLYRALGGDWTRRMTPEGLAPQTHVSAS; encoded by the coding sequence ATGAAGAAAACATTATTCATGCTTTTTGCCACAGTTGTGCTTTCTGGCTGCGCGATATTTAGCCCGGCAGATCGAACACAGTCCCCTGTGCCTCTGCCTGAGGAATATTCGCTGTATGAGCCAAGCAGGGGCGCACCAGAAGAGTGGTGGCAGACTTTTCAGAACGAAGAGCTGAACAGTCTTGTTGCAACGGCTCTCTCTGGAAACTTTGATGTTCAGGTGGCGTGGGCCAGATTGAAACAGGCACGTGCCCTTGCCATAAAGAGTGGGGCAACACGCCTTCCGTCTCTTGATCTGGATGGAGGGTACACGGGACAGCGGAGTTATCAGCAGTCGTCCCGGGATGCAGATCATGTCCTTTCTGAAACAGAAAAGTATTCGCTTGGGCTGGCAGCCCAGTATGAGCTGGACCTCTGGGGAAGGATTGCGTCCTCTGAGAAGGCCGCAGAGCTGACCGCACAGGCAAGCCGGGAAGACCTTGAAGCTGCGGGGATTACCGTTGCTGCTAGTGTTGTGGAAACATGGACGGACCTGATGGCTGTTCGGGCAGAGATTTCTATCCTTGCTGAGCAGATCAAGGTGAATGAGATGCTGTCGTCTTTGCAGGAGCTGCGTTTTGCCAAATCTATGGCTAGCGCTCTTGATGTGACGCAGCAGCGAGGCATTCTTGCAGGCAGTCAGGCAGAATTGCCTCTTTTGCAGGCTCAGGAGCGCGTGTTGCTGAACAAGCTTGCAGTGCTTGTGGGGAAGGCGCCAGGGACGCTGAGGGTGCGTGGTGGAGAAATTCCAGAGCTTCCGGGTTTGCCAGAGGCAGGACTTCCGGCTGATTTGCTTGCGTCCCGTCCTGATGTGCGAGCCGCAGGACTTCGGCTTCATGCTGCGGACTGGGAGGTCTCTGTGGCCCGTGCAGATCGTTTGCCTGCGCTTCGTCTGACGGGGCGGGCAGCATATGAAAGTGGACGTTTTGATCTTTTGTTTAACAACTGGGTAGCCAGCCTGACCGCAGGGTTAACCGGGCCAATATTTGATGCTGGTCTGCGCCGGGCAGAGGTCGACCGAACCCGTGCCGTCGCAGAGGAGAACCTTGCGAACTACAGCAAGACGGTTTTGTCTGCTGTGCAGGAAGTTGAAGACAGCATGGCCAATGAGCACCACCAGCGCGAATATATTTACCGGTTGCAGCAGCGCCTGACTCTTTCAAAGGAAGCGCTCTCAGAAGCTCGCTTGCGGTATTTGATGGGGCAGAGCGATTACCTGCGATTTTTGACAGAGTTGCTTAATGAGCAGTCTCTGGAAAGAAATTTGAGTCAGGAAAGAGCAAAGCTCGTGAAATACCGGGTGAATTTGTATCGTGCTCTTGGCGGGGACTGGACACGTCGCATGACTCCTGAGGGGCTTGCTCCTCAAACACACGTTTCAGCGTCTTAA
- a CDS encoding RNA polymerase sigma factor, whose translation MLGFLKRFSRMGDSELVERIAKGDSAAFDEVLRRYQPRVYSFACRYVKDRDEAADIAQETFLRLYRMASQYRPEAKLSTFLMQIAKNLCIDFLRKKKPVLLPELPESPAGDDTAVQAGHRQQLEQVRELVQRLPAKQRKALVLRHDQGLSYAEIAEALETTVSAVEALLVRSRRTLRERMDF comes from the coding sequence ATGCTGGGATTTTTGAAACGGTTTTCCCGGATGGGAGACAGCGAGCTTGTAGAGCGCATAGCAAAGGGGGACTCCGCTGCATTTGATGAAGTGCTGCGGCGTTATCAGCCCCGGGTCTATTCGTTTGCCTGTCGCTATGTGAAAGACAGGGACGAGGCCGCAGACATTGCGCAGGAAACATTTTTGCGCCTCTACCGTATGGCCTCGCAGTACAGACCAGAGGCCAAGCTTTCAACGTTTCTCATGCAAATTGCCAAAAACCTGTGCATTGATTTTTTGCGTAAGAAAAAACCAGTGCTTTTGCCTGAATTGCCCGAGTCACCAGCAGGTGATGATACCGCCGTGCAGGCGGGGCACCGTCAGCAGCTGGAGCAGGTTCGGGAGCTGGTGCAACGACTTCCGGCCAAGCAACGCAAGGCGCTTGTTTTGCGACACGATCAGGGACTGAGTTATGCGGAAATTGCCGAAGCTTTGGAAACAACGGTTTCCGCAGTGGAGGCCCTGCTGGTCCGTTCCCGCAGAACCCTGCGGGAGAGAATGGATTTTTGA
- a CDS encoding periplasmic heavy metal sensor: MTFSSKRILIIFSVCLNIGFILVAVTLFVKHPPRDFLRHAPDRQILSEMNLPEDVRQAARNDWEMFEKERHSMREERRAAWRRVFRLYAAEKTDGPEFRELEDELIDLARKRNDALFLHFDRIQDILGPEQSAVLFKRLESRVRHHRRDK, from the coding sequence ATGACGTTTTCAAGCAAACGCATTTTGATTATTTTTTCCGTCTGCCTCAACATTGGTTTTATCCTTGTTGCGGTGACTCTTTTTGTGAAGCATCCTCCTCGTGATTTTTTGAGGCATGCTCCTGACAGACAGATTCTTTCGGAAATGAATTTGCCAGAGGATGTGCGGCAGGCTGCTCGGAATGACTGGGAAATGTTTGAGAAAGAGCGGCATAGCATGCGGGAAGAGCGCCGTGCTGCGTGGAGGCGTGTTTTCCGGCTTTATGCAGCAGAGAAGACAGACGGGCCAGAGTTTCGAGAGCTTGAGGACGAACTGATTGATTTGGCAAGAAAGCGTAATGATGCGCTTTTTCTGCATTTCGACCGCATTCAGGACATCCTGGGGCCAGAACAGAGCGCAGTCTTGTTTAAGAGACTGGAGTCACGGGTCAGGCACCACAGAAGGGATAAATAA
- a CDS encoding anti-sigma factor family protein, translating into MDCKEFQKNIHRYLDGELADVDAERFASHERHCELCSHQAEELRAVSKMFEEDGLAAEFAVPEVLRAKTLRAFQEEVQENSVPSWWSSLSTGLRSGVMATAVVGLLLGVALGSTLSATLTPTSDRSLLYVALLDENVGELP; encoded by the coding sequence ATGGATTGCAAAGAATTTCAGAAAAACATCCATCGCTATCTCGATGGCGAACTGGCCGACGTGGACGCAGAGCGTTTTGCGTCGCATGAACGTCACTGTGAGCTGTGTTCACATCAGGCTGAGGAGTTGAGGGCCGTGTCGAAGATGTTTGAAGAAGATGGGCTTGCGGCAGAGTTTGCTGTGCCTGAGGTACTTCGGGCAAAAACACTTCGGGCCTTTCAGGAAGAAGTGCAGGAGAATTCCGTCCCGTCGTGGTGGAGTTCACTGTCCACAGGCTTACGCAGTGGCGTCATGGCGACTGCTGTTGTGGGTTTGCTCCTTGGGGTTGCCCTTGGCTCAACGCTGAGTGCAACACTGACACCTACCTCAGACCGTTCTCTTCTCTATGTTGCGCTTTTGGATGAAAACGTTGGAGAGTTACCATGA
- a CDS encoding cytochrome P460 family protein, whose protein sequence is MKKFYVSVLGAFLLAGAIAIAAPPVSGPSAENLWDKLDGYAGWQGWPGHTGMHPGKSPHGAFHSIHVNALGLNARELPLPDGAIVVKANYNEEKRLTALTVMYKVDGYAPENGDWFYAKYAPDGTVQAEGQPSGCVGCHQAVADSDYLFLRKAQ, encoded by the coding sequence ATGAAAAAGTTTTATGTGTCTGTGCTTGGTGCATTTTTGCTTGCTGGAGCAATTGCCATAGCTGCTCCGCCTGTCAGTGGTCCAAGTGCAGAAAATTTGTGGGACAAGCTGGATGGCTATGCGGGGTGGCAGGGATGGCCGGGGCATACAGGAATGCATCCCGGCAAGTCTCCGCATGGGGCTTTTCACTCCATTCATGTGAATGCTCTGGGGCTGAATGCGAGAGAGCTTCCTCTGCCAGATGGCGCGATTGTGGTCAAAGCGAATTATAATGAGGAAAAGCGACTCACCGCCTTGACTGTTATGTATAAGGTTGACGGCTATGCGCCAGAAAATGGCGACTGGTTTTATGCTAAATATGCGCCAGACGGAACGGTACAGGCTGAGGGGCAACCCAGTGGATGTGTTGGCTGTCATCAGGCTGTCGCGGATTCAGATTATTTGTTTTTGCGAAAGGCACAGTAA